The Haloarcula sp. DT43 genome includes a region encoding these proteins:
- the mmsA gene encoding CoA-acylating methylmalonate-semialdehyde dehydrogenase, producing MTRQVRNYVGGGWVDTSGDDGEPIVNPATSDTLAELTYSSSADVDRAVDAGNEAFESWQNRAVEERIQPLFRFKQLLEEHQEELAETIVTEHGKTKQEAMGELRRGIENVEVACGIPSMMQGGHLPNAAPGIDETAIRKPLGTFVAVTPFNFPGMIPLWFLPYAVATGNAFVLKPSERDPLVSQRMFELLDEAGFPDGVVNLVNGSADTVTDLITHEGVAGVSFVGSTPVAKHIYETTAAAGKRVQAQGGAKNHVIVSDSADIKFSVEKTLSSACACAGERCLANDVVLVQKSIYEEFAEELIKQADEMTVGYGLNDVDMGALITPEHESRVREYIDGALQDGATLLRDGRDVSVDGYPDGNFLGPTVLGNVEEEFDISQDEVFGPVVALARYDSFENAIARLNRSEFGNAASLFTERGAEASTFRQNTEAGNLAVNAGTAAPMAFFHFGGRKASFFGDLHAQADDMIRFYTDETIYIERWPSA from the coding sequence ATGACACGGCAGGTCCGAAATTACGTTGGCGGCGGGTGGGTCGACACCAGCGGTGATGACGGCGAACCCATCGTCAACCCTGCGACGAGTGACACTCTGGCTGAACTGACCTACAGCAGCAGTGCTGATGTGGACCGCGCTGTCGACGCCGGCAACGAGGCGTTCGAGTCGTGGCAGAACAGAGCGGTCGAGGAGCGAATTCAACCGCTCTTCCGTTTTAAACAACTACTGGAAGAGCACCAGGAGGAGCTTGCGGAAACTATCGTCACTGAACACGGGAAGACGAAGCAAGAGGCGATGGGCGAACTCCGTCGGGGTATCGAGAACGTCGAAGTCGCCTGTGGCATCCCCTCAATGATGCAGGGAGGCCACTTACCGAACGCTGCTCCTGGTATCGACGAAACAGCCATTCGAAAGCCGCTGGGGACATTCGTCGCCGTCACACCGTTCAATTTCCCCGGAATGATCCCACTGTGGTTTCTCCCGTACGCAGTCGCGACGGGGAACGCGTTTGTCCTCAAGCCGTCCGAGCGGGACCCACTTGTCAGCCAGCGGATGTTCGAACTCCTTGACGAGGCTGGCTTCCCGGACGGCGTCGTCAATCTGGTCAACGGCAGCGCCGACACGGTGACCGACCTCATCACTCATGAGGGCGTCGCGGGCGTCTCCTTCGTTGGTTCGACACCGGTAGCCAAGCACATCTACGAAACGACTGCCGCAGCCGGCAAGCGCGTTCAGGCACAGGGCGGTGCGAAGAATCACGTCATCGTCTCCGACAGCGCCGATATCAAGTTCTCGGTCGAGAAGACGCTGTCGTCGGCATGTGCCTGCGCCGGTGAGCGCTGTCTGGCCAACGATGTCGTGCTCGTCCAGAAGTCAATCTACGAGGAGTTCGCCGAGGAACTGATCAAACAGGCCGACGAGATGACCGTCGGGTACGGCCTCAACGACGTAGACATGGGTGCGCTCATCACGCCAGAACACGAGTCCCGTGTTCGGGAGTACATCGACGGCGCGCTACAAGACGGTGCGACCCTGCTTCGTGATGGTCGGGATGTATCCGTCGATGGGTATCCGGACGGCAATTTCCTCGGTCCGACGGTTCTGGGCAATGTCGAGGAGGAGTTCGATATCTCGCAGGATGAGGTGTTCGGCCCAGTCGTTGCACTCGCCAGATACGACAGCTTCGAGAACGCCATCGCGCGACTGAACCGTAGCGAGTTCGGTAACGCCGCAAGTCTCTTCACCGAACGCGGCGCGGAAGCCAGTACCTTCCGCCAGAACACGGAGGCGGGGAATCTGGCGGTGAATGCTGGGACGGCCGCCCCAATGGCGTTTTTCCACTTCGGGGGGCGGAAGGCGTCGTTCTTCGGAGACCTCCACGCACAGGCCGACGATATGATCCGGTTCTACACTGACGAGACGATATACATCGAGCGCTGGCCCTCTGCCTGA
- a CDS encoding nickel pincer cofactor-dependent isomerase, group 22, with amino-acid sequence MSLSIPDPKRLAAANDVVREALPRFAPASVEWETESIANVPAAGRAAIDALPALDSLPSGSEIAVTAGSRGIRDFPRIISGAVEALQDRGYKPFVFPSMGSHGGATADGQRAVLADLGMTPDSLGCPIRSSMETVEVGPDEGRTVYVDANAADADAILIANRVKPHTDFTDTIESGLCKMAVIGMGKHRGAEMMHNAGLTGDMGKEIRERAAILFDELPILGGIALVENAHDRATHIEGIPTEQILERESELLERAYRELPMLPVDDLDLLIVDEMGKEVSGTGLDTNVIGRTYFEGEPEPDRPNYTRIYVRSLTPPSHGNGLGIGLADIVHEDLVRELNLGDTYVNIATSGETKRAKIPLIVPDDESALLLAPSITGTPDPGKLRIVRIPNTMEPGQLFVSEPVANDLEDNESVTVGELRELELDDGTLASDPYGI; translated from the coding sequence ATCTCTCTCAGTATCCCGGACCCGAAACGACTCGCGGCGGCCAACGATGTCGTCCGGGAGGCTCTGCCTCGGTTCGCTCCTGCGTCAGTCGAGTGGGAGACCGAGAGCATCGCAAACGTACCAGCTGCGGGGCGAGCGGCCATTGATGCCCTCCCAGCACTCGACTCACTCCCGTCCGGTTCGGAAATCGCTGTGACAGCTGGGAGCCGTGGCATCCGGGACTTTCCTCGAATTATCTCCGGCGCTGTCGAAGCGTTACAGGACAGGGGATACAAACCGTTTGTGTTCCCCTCGATGGGGAGCCATGGCGGTGCGACCGCCGACGGGCAACGGGCGGTCCTCGCCGACCTCGGAATGACGCCGGATTCGCTGGGATGTCCGATCCGCTCGTCGATGGAGACTGTGGAGGTCGGTCCGGATGAGGGGCGGACAGTCTACGTTGATGCCAATGCTGCCGACGCCGATGCCATTCTCATCGCCAACCGGGTCAAGCCACATACGGACTTCACCGACACAATCGAGTCCGGCCTCTGCAAAATGGCGGTCATTGGGATGGGCAAACACCGTGGGGCCGAAATGATGCACAATGCGGGCTTGACGGGCGATATGGGTAAGGAGATCCGCGAGCGGGCAGCGATCCTGTTCGACGAACTACCGATCCTCGGCGGTATTGCGCTTGTCGAAAACGCACACGACCGAGCAACACACATAGAGGGGATACCGACAGAGCAGATACTCGAACGGGAATCGGAGCTGCTGGAGCGTGCCTATCGGGAATTGCCGATGCTCCCCGTTGACGACTTGGACCTGCTCATCGTTGACGAGATGGGTAAGGAAGTGAGCGGCACCGGTCTGGATACGAACGTCATCGGGCGGACGTACTTCGAGGGGGAGCCGGAACCTGACCGACCGAACTACACACGCATCTACGTCCGCTCGCTGACGCCGCCGTCACACGGCAACGGACTAGGGATCGGTCTCGCTGATATAGTCCACGAGGACCTCGTACGTGAGCTTAATCTCGGCGACACCTACGTCAACATCGCTACGAGCGGGGAAACGAAGCGGGCGAAGATTCCACTGATTGTCCCGGACGACGAAAGTGCGCTGTTACTCGCACCGTCGATAACAGGAACACCCGACCCGGGGAAATTGCGGATTGTACGGATTCCGAACACGATGGAGCCCGGCCAGTTGTTCGTCTCGGAGCCGGTTGCCAACGACCTTGAAGACAACGAGTCCGTCACCGTTGGTGAACTCCGGGAACTAGAACTAGATGATGGCACGCTAGCTTCCGACCCGTACGGTATCTGA